Genomic DNA from Candidatus Methanoperedens sp.:
GCAATTATTGCAGGCATATTCTTTTTATGCTGTGGGTTCCCGATCGAGACCTTACCGTGCGGGCTTGTAGTTGTGCTTGCATATAATGGTGTGGCGCCGCTGCGCTGGATACCTGTATTCATATAAGCCTCATTATCAACACAAATATATGTTATATCGTGCCCGCGCTCAAATGCACCCGATATTGCCTGTAAGCCAATATCAAAAGTGGCGCCATCTCCTCCTATTATCACTATTTTTGTGTTGTTCTTTTTACCAAGAGCTTTCATCGCTGTTTCAACACCTGAAGCAACTGCTGCCGCATTCTCAAAAAGTGAATGTATCCATGGTACGCCCCATGCTGATTCGGGATATGGGGTGGTAAACACTTCAAGGCATCCTGTCGGGCTGACAACTACAACATCCTCACCAAGCGCATCAAGAACGAATTTTCCTGCAAAAGCATCTCCGCAACCTGCGCATCCGCGATGACCGGGTTTTAACAGGCTCATGCCAGGTCCTCCCTGAGGTCAGCAAATTCGCTTTCTATAAATATACCTTTTTCAACTAATTTTGCCTTATTGATAATTTTCTTGATCATACTTATTGGAATATCGCGCCCCCCGTGACCAAGCATGAAACCGATAACCGGCACTCTATTGTCCGTATTATGGAGACAGGCCTTGACTTCAGTGCAAAGCGCCCCTTCATTCTTCCCGATAGAAATATTCTTATCAAGGGTTATGACGACCTTTGCGTTCTTCAGTGCTTTCCTTATGGCATCTGCCGGGAATGGCCTGAAAGACCGGATCTTGAGAAGTCCGACACTTTCTCCTTCCAGTCTAAGTTCGTCAATTGTATCTTTTACAGTTCCAATGATCGAACCCATTGCCATAATGACTATTTCAGCGTCATCAAGAACATAACCATCTATAAGACCGCCGTAATACCTTCCATAGATATCTTTGAATTCATTTGCGATCTTTTCTATTTTCTCTAAGGCTATACCCATTGCTTTTTCCTGTTTGTACCGAAATTCCGTGTAAGTGCCCGGATCAGCAAAAGCGCCGAAGGACATCGGGTTTTTTGTGTCAAGAACAAACTCGGGATCATAAGCAGGAAGGAAATCATCAGTCAGGCTCTGTTCAAGTAATATCACAGGTTCATATACATGGGAAAGAATAAACCCGTCCATACAGGCCATTGCCGGAAGCAAAACATCTTCGTCCTCAGCAAGCTTGTAAATCTGCGGGGTCATGTCTGCTGATTCCTGTACGTCCTCAGCATAAAGCTGTATCCAGCCCGTATCTCTCTGTGAGATGGAGTCCTGCTGGTCATTCCATATATTGATGGGCGCAGAAAGCGCACGGTTCACAACAGTCATGACAATGGGTAATCTCATTCCTGAGGCATTGAACAATGCTTCATGCATAAGCGCCAGCCCCTGCGAAGTGGTCGATGAATAT
This window encodes:
- the porA gene encoding pyruvate ferredoxin oxidoreductase — its product is MRKNMVVVEGSYAVAHAVKVCRPNVISAYPITPQTHIVEDLAQFTADGEMNCEYMNVESEFSAISALIGASAAGARTYSSTTSQGLALMHEALFNASGMRLPIVMTVVNRALSAPINIWNDQQDSISQRDTGWIQLYAEDVQESADMTPQIYKLAEDEDVLLPAMACMDGFILSHVYEPVILLEQSLTDDFLPAYDPEFVLDTKNPMSFGAFADPGTYTEFRYKQEKAMGIALEKIEKIANEFKDIYGRYYGGLIDGYVLDDAEIVIMAMGSIIGTVKDTIDELRLEGESVGLLKIRSFRPFPADAIRKALKNAKVVITLDKNISIGKNEGALCTEVKACLHNTDNRVPVIGFMLGHGGRDIPISMIKKIINKAKLVEKGIFIESEFADLREDLA
- a CDS encoding pyruvate synthase subunit beta, which gives rise to MSLLKPGHRGCAGCGDAFAGKFVLDALGEDVVVVSPTGCLEVFTTPYPESAWGVPWIHSLFENAAAVASGVETAMKALGKKNNTKIVIIGGDGATFDIGLQAISGAFERGHDITYICVDNEAYMNTGIQRSGATPLYASTTTSPHGKVSIGNPQHKKNMPAIIAAHGSPYVATASIGYAPDMIKKVKKAAQVKGPTYVHVHAPCCTGWKFDSSKTIEIGRLAVETAMWPLYEMENGEITNVRKIKNRKPVEEYLKVQGRFKHLFTMEGRNEDIKKIQAIADWNAKHFRLE